In the Candidatus Electrothrix sp. GW3-4 genome, one interval contains:
- a CDS encoding response regulator, whose protein sequence is MSDTELRLPPVSLDDNEFLEGNEVILAVDDYQAVVVLLQKFLQQRGLKTLTAASAQEFRQILNKVPIALILLDINLPDGDGTQLISEVKEASPTTAIIMLSAATDLHTALECLRHGADDYLTKPVQLATFWETVRKVLEKRRLQINNRRYQQQLEQAHFRIQLLHELAMKMNTAYLGMTALEEILQAILVGITAEEGLKFNRAFLALFNTTGTVLEGRLAVGPGCREDAVRIWQEMSSRAMCFRDIIDSIKGHDFHEDSEVNKIVRALRIPSENKDHLLIRAAMERKTIHVSHGQCEYPVPVDLMGLLQEDSFVVVPLYSSSRSLGVIIADHFVTGKEIDSPLIHALESFASQASLAIEHCRLYTDMEEKIRELELVTHELEANKDLLVESERYSALGQVAAQLAHNIRNPITSIGGTARLLSRKTTDPQQLKFLDMMAIEVTRIEQTLEDLFNFVDTSPVKKEPTLVYPLIIKTLMLFYNTMEKQGIKYQALVPEQLTCAFDPGQIRKVLVHLVRNAVEAMENGGNLQVEVTTDKEYIHIAVRDSGMGIAAADLQRVSDPFYTTKVAGTGVGLALVERIVNDHQGMLHIRCRDSGGTEVIVTLPRF, encoded by the coding sequence ATGTCGGATACTGAACTGAGATTACCCCCTGTTTCTCTAGACGATAATGAATTTTTGGAAGGTAATGAGGTCATCCTTGCCGTTGATGATTATCAGGCTGTTGTTGTGCTGCTCCAAAAATTTCTCCAGCAGCGTGGACTGAAGACCTTGACAGCAGCCTCGGCGCAGGAGTTCCGTCAGATACTGAACAAAGTACCCATCGCCCTGATCCTCCTTGACATTAACCTCCCTGACGGTGACGGGACCCAGCTCATCTCCGAGGTAAAGGAGGCCAGCCCCACTACAGCCATCATCATGCTTTCAGCGGCCACAGATCTCCATACCGCCTTAGAGTGTCTTCGCCACGGGGCAGATGATTATCTCACCAAACCGGTCCAGCTCGCCACCTTCTGGGAGACCGTACGTAAGGTCCTTGAGAAAAGAAGATTACAGATTAATAATCGTCGCTATCAGCAGCAACTTGAGCAGGCACATTTTCGCATCCAGCTGCTCCATGAGTTGGCTATGAAGATGAACACCGCCTATCTTGGCATGACGGCGCTGGAGGAAATACTGCAGGCGATCCTGGTCGGTATTACGGCTGAGGAGGGGTTAAAATTCAATCGTGCCTTCCTGGCCCTGTTTAATACAACAGGAACCGTCCTAGAGGGAAGACTGGCTGTCGGGCCAGGGTGCCGCGAAGATGCGGTTCGCATCTGGCAGGAAATGAGCAGCAGGGCCATGTGCTTTCGCGACATTATTGACTCTATTAAGGGACATGATTTCCATGAGGACAGCGAAGTCAACAAGATCGTTCGGGCCTTACGCATTCCCTCAGAAAATAAAGACCATCTCCTGATTCGGGCTGCAATGGAGCGCAAAACCATCCATGTCTCCCACGGTCAGTGCGAATATCCTGTCCCTGTGGACCTCATGGGACTGCTCCAGGAGGATAGCTTTGTGGTGGTTCCCCTTTACTCTTCAAGCCGCTCACTCGGGGTCATTATTGCGGATCATTTTGTCACAGGAAAAGAAATTGACTCTCCATTGATCCATGCCCTGGAAAGCTTTGCCAGTCAGGCAAGCCTCGCCATTGAGCATTGTCGGCTCTACACCGATATGGAGGAGAAAATAAGGGAGCTTGAGCTTGTTACCCATGAGCTTGAAGCCAATAAGGATCTTCTCGTTGAATCAGAGCGCTATTCTGCGCTCGGTCAAGTTGCGGCCCAGCTTGCCCATAATATCCGCAACCCAATCACTTCCATCGGGGGCACAGCGAGACTCCTCAGCCGTAAGACAACAGATCCGCAGCAGTTAAAGTTTTTAGACATGATGGCCATAGAGGTCACACGTATTGAACAGACCCTGGAAGACCTGTTCAACTTTGTCGATACCTCACCGGTGAAAAAAGAACCGACTCTCGTTTATCCGCTCATTATTAAAACGCTGATGCTTTTTTATAACACTATGGAAAAACAGGGTATCAAGTACCAGGCGCTTGTGCCGGAACAACTCACCTGTGCGTTTGATCCCGGTCAGATACGTAAGGTGCTTGTGCATCTTGTCCGTAATGCGGTTGAAGCAATGGAGAATGGGGGGAATTTACAAGTTGAGGTAACGACGGATAAAGAATATATCCACATCGCCGTCCGGGACAGTGGAATGGGGATTGCCGCAGCTGATTTACAAAGGGTTTCAGATCCTTTCTATACAACCAAAGTTGCCGGGACAGGGGTAGGGTTAGCCCTTGTCGAACGCATTGTCAATGACCATCAGGGCATGCTTCATATTCGTTGCCGAGACAGCGGAGGTACAGAGGTCATAGTGACTTTACCACGCTTTTAA